A section of the Arcobacter roscoffensis genome encodes:
- a CDS encoding PhoH family protein — protein MSFDKYYVLDTNILLEDANNIFKLSQDGTNLIILPETVLDEIDTKKSGFDEINFQAREFARILENSKINFSKSQDEYKIIRLTINENTNIDVISKDTYDVKTNSTSLNIINDRKILEVASFAKEYYQKDIEFISLDIMARTRAISLDIKTDSLTASEKGEFDYKFVKELTIDFNQQEYLDNEEIIKFDKEHEAHNYSYCFKIKSSDQVILATIQNKRIRLLDEGDVRNQIITPLNKEQLFFSNALLNHFYNVLIVEAKAGSGKTLLALSAALRLVRQKNYQRIIYIRNSVESLDKGEDVGYLPGLEEKFKIYNHPLMDSLDYIIRSDYKKKKSKKNPENIQELDESEVSARIEQLITNYSIETMWVGEMRGRTLSNAFVIIDEAQNMSNKTMQMVLSRIDNSCKVVVLGSNKQIDNFYVNKYTNSLTTLLKATRHENSLVNTFAIKLEKVLRGPITEWAEQIFSNK, from the coding sequence GATTGATACTAAAAAAAGTGGATTTGATGAGATAAACTTTCAAGCAAGAGAGTTTGCAAGAATTCTAGAAAACTCTAAAATAAACTTCTCAAAAAGTCAAGATGAATACAAGATTATAAGACTTACAATAAATGAAAATACAAATATAGATGTAATTTCAAAAGACACTTATGATGTAAAAACTAATAGTACATCACTTAATATAATCAATGATAGAAAGATTTTAGAAGTAGCAAGTTTTGCAAAAGAATATTATCAAAAAGATATAGAGTTTATTTCACTTGATATAATGGCTAGAACAAGAGCTATATCCCTTGATATAAAAACTGACTCATTAACAGCATCTGAAAAAGGGGAGTTTGATTATAAGTTTGTAAAAGAGCTTACAATAGACTTTAATCAACAAGAATATCTTGATAATGAAGAAATCATAAAATTTGATAAAGAACACGAAGCCCATAATTATTCATATTGCTTTAAAATAAAATCATCAGATCAAGTAATTTTAGCAACAATTCAAAACAAAAGAATTAGACTTTTAGATGAAGGTGATGTAAGAAATCAAATAATTACACCTTTAAATAAAGAACAACTATTCTTTTCTAATGCTTTATTAAATCACTTTTACAATGTACTAATAGTTGAAGCTAAAGCAGGTTCAGGTAAAACTTTACTTGCATTAAGTGCAGCATTAAGACTAGTGAGACAGAAAAACTATCAAAGAATCATATATATAAGAAACTCTGTTGAATCACTAGATAAGGGTGAGGATGTAGGATATTTACCTGGACTTGAAGAAAAATTTAAAATATATAATCATCCACTTATGGATAGTTTAGACTATATAATAAGAAGTGATTATAAAAAGAAAAAATCAAAAAAGAATCCAGAAAATATTCAAGAGCTAGATGAAAGTGAAGTAAGTGCAAGAATAGAGCAGTTAATTACTAACTATAGTATTGAAACTATGTGGGTAGGTGAGATGAGAGGTAGAACATTATCTAATGCCTTTGTAATAATAGATGAAGCTCAAAATATGTCTAATAAAACTATGCAAATGGTTCTATCAAGAATAGACAATTCATGTAAGGTTGTAGTACTAGGTTCTAATAAACAAATAGATAACTTCTATGTTAATAAATATACTAACTCATTAACAACTCTATTAAAGGCTACAAGGCACGAGAATAGTTTAGTTAATACATTTGCTATCAAACTAGAAAAAGTCCTTAGAGGGCCAATTACGGAGTGGGCTGAACAAATCTTTTCAAATAAATAA